A single window of Candidatus Flexicrinis affinis DNA harbors:
- a CDS encoding DUF4157 domain-containing protein produces the protein MSDLNHDSELIRKRHHAQKAEPENTPQADTNPVARLQRMIGNRAVARMMLPGGGTVQAKMNVTAADDAQEQEADAMADQAMRSINDASAQPASVQREGEEDEMMAKRIQREGEEDEMMAKRIQRQGPEDEELQMKRIQREGEEEELQAKRIQREGDEEELQAKRAQRSEVDMAGAFSVGDEFESQLNSARSGGSSIDDSTRGKMEGAFGADFSGVRVHTGSQSDALNRSIGARAFTTGSDIFFKSGEYNPGSSDGQRLLAHELTHTVHQGAVRTKREEKRD, from the coding sequence ATGTCTGACCTCAACCACGACAGCGAGCTGATCCGAAAGCGGCATCACGCACAGAAGGCCGAACCGGAAAACACCCCGCAGGCGGATACCAACCCGGTTGCCCGCTTGCAGCGCATGATTGGCAACCGTGCGGTTGCCCGCATGATGCTTCCCGGTGGCGGTACGGTCCAAGCCAAGATGAACGTCACGGCGGCCGATGACGCACAGGAGCAAGAGGCCGACGCGATGGCCGATCAGGCGATGCGCTCGATCAACGATGCGTCTGCCCAGCCTGCGAGCGTCCAGCGTGAAGGCGAAGAAGACGAGATGATGGCCAAGCGTATCCAGCGCGAGGGCGAAGAAGACGAGATGATGGCCAAGCGTATCCAGCGCCAAGGCCCCGAAGACGAAGAATTGCAGATGAAGCGCATCCAGCGTGAAGGCGAAGAAGAAGAACTTCAGGCCAAGCGCATCCAACGTGAAGGCGACGAAGAGGAACTTCAGGCCAAGCGCGCCCAGCGCAGCGAAGTCGATATGGCGGGGGCGTTCTCGGTCGGCGACGAGTTCGAGTCGCAGTTGAACAGCGCGCGCAGCGGCGGTTCCAGCATCGATGATTCGACGCGGGGCAAGATGGAGGGGGCGTTTGGCGCCGACTTCAGTGGGGTGCGTGTGCATACCGGCTCGCAGTCGGACGCGCTGAACCGTTCGATCGGGGCGCGCGCCTTCACGACAGGCAGCGATATTTTCTTCAAGTCCGGGGAATACAACCCCGGTTCCAGCGACGGGCAGCGCCTCCTTGCGCATGAGCTTACACACACCGTCCATCAGGGCGCCGTGCGTACCAAGCGCGAGGAGAAGCGCGATTAG
- a CDS encoding protein kinase encodes MPDGMIGKTIEHYRIDFMLGQGGMAAVYRATDLRLQRQVAIKLMHPHLAVQQSFQRRFLQEARAAAKLDHPNIIRVLSFNNLNNDLFLVMELITGGNLRHYIKRLYEDGRTLEYPEAIELVYQVTDGLAYAHTQGMIHRDIKPDNVLLKPDAAGARLNYRPILTDFGLAKLTASTESAVTEQQPIGTYPYMSPEQCLAEEVDQRSDIYSIGIVLYELTVGRLPYNPKSIAEAVRYHTREPLPLPSALRAGFPSDLEAVIVKALQKEPNKRYQTAAEFAADLQSMLRPIVQTPAPVAVLAAPEPDPTDGVIITDLTTATMARPLPERIPPDLPVPSTDADVRMMDRLVFFSPAQPSRIVAFTDRDFVRIGRGSDQDIVLLGEKVSREHVTVERKPNGRYTLTAMHTTNGTYFGSNKLEPEIPVLLKPGDIVRIGDYWMQLELRSVIEAADDEPPVPRDLTALKYIEGIDEHEPTPPPAPPVEEATPLPAPDPAPAPPAPAAPMMGDRTLAVPMPIGEDAPTPPPDEQVTPPPAPIEPGGGTTLKVQMPPEPPAAAVAPPATPAPPAPAKPEPAAAVPQAPAAPKASAADSIPTDLPPATLALEPPHFTPPQAAPDQVGFDRLIFFSESRPTVTASLKKDRMVIGRGSAADIVLDDPAISRRHARVERLGDGRVVVIDTKSRNGVLDGGVRIPVDEPLRLEAEKPLRIGTYWLMFEARRRIPINLLTGVPTVGAAEAEDPDRTVQMVKPLDEELPHYSPPPLSVDMQASDRLVFFSEDHPIQIIKLDEEIFTIGRGETQSVQLDGKRVSREHLLLELKPDGNLYVTDKDSTNGTWVGDTLLVPNTQVLWEKTELLRIGNYWVKFEQGNRIFDPLSIGSERDQRRLVGTRIKNYRIDRFVGQNNLAAVYKATELPLDRVVALKIMHPNLAADDARKQRFLQEARMLSRLDHPNIVRVLSYDNVDNELFMVQEFVAGNSMRRYIGETRQSNKQIAVRDAVQMVMQIADGLHYAHQQGMIHRSMKPENLVLRQSAVIGPIVNYTPVMTDFSVAQYSDSGDIFITDKPEMEYAYLSPEVCLGERVDIRTNIYELGVILYELLVGQPPFQPRSIAEAIRMHTHERIRMPSDTRADVHDDLEKVLLRMLDKNPNNRYQTAIDVARALQRTSTVAVDDGAASAADPSVVVDDLMTALMPKPIPDSMPRPTRVPSFGGARVDQLVFYSEESPTRVVPFDKPVLTVGRGSDQDIVLNGDKVSRRHVRIERGLGDVYRVIDLGSKNGTFLGDYKLVRGVAETWDRAESLRIGNFWVRVESPLKPEESNGRGPGPYDTRTNVEEEPAPIQVIVKPLEPEKIGVVVGSASLKVTPGSTISLPIEVINRSDVVDHFRVEALGLPAGWVTQPTQSLYLLPNTRDSTSITFHPPMSSASAAGGHAVEIRVSARAQGISSSAQQVALEVTPYYTFTTDLDPQRLNRRGRCELVIKNTGNTVAKYSLQTRDREQMVRFDAAGKQYTLAPGQTEYIPIRVWPSRRHWFGQTKILPFEVQVIPTPTEQSGGPRVLTGELVVPSRLPTWIIGAALLLLILCGVIGAFAATQIIAYRDSQATITANAVATFVAETPTALALADSDGDQLSNIREGELGTLPDNPDTDGDGLTDGQEVLVYGTNPLKQDTDEDGIPDGTEIANGTNPLNVDSDGDEIPDAEDPFPMMRATPTITPFPTIPGTVGDVCPGSPVPSRVAIGMQAIVEPGGVANRLRAEPNPEAEIVGFMPPGSVFIINGGPECDDVAQLRWWQVQFGDLNGWTAEGEGEEYYIAPPGLEGDGEDEEQAADEEAALASPVRVANLNSRLMGVQVNWYVPSDQWRQVLDFAGPVGVGWIKMQADWGLLQSEPGRLSEGFQSFAAAVRDARTRGYRVLVSIAKAPSWTRSSSTGQAGPPDDPRDLGRFITLMLEQIGTEVDAIEVWNEPNIRREWDTRALEFSGAGYMELFDAAYRAIRSHSSRTSIITAGLSPTSTTEGSINDRRFLREMYEAGLGDYDDIAIGVHPYSWSNAPGERCCAPDGSGWDDRAQFFMLDTLSAYRSLMRRNGHGDLLLWATEFGWTTWEDLPGTAPEPWMVRLSADDHADYILDAFRIAQGLNFMGPMFLWNLNFANESAVQSANEYAGYSLLYTPSETTVVERPVYRALVERRTGGGTP; translated from the coding sequence ATGCCTGACGGGATGATCGGTAAGACCATCGAGCATTACCGCATCGACTTCATGCTAGGTCAGGGCGGGATGGCGGCGGTGTATCGCGCGACCGACCTGCGCCTGCAGCGGCAAGTTGCGATCAAACTCATGCACCCCCATTTGGCGGTGCAGCAGAGTTTTCAGCGCCGCTTTCTACAGGAAGCGCGCGCGGCGGCCAAGCTCGATCATCCCAACATCATTCGGGTGTTGTCGTTCAACAACCTGAATAACGATCTGTTCCTTGTCATGGAACTGATCACCGGCGGCAATCTGCGCCACTACATCAAACGCCTGTACGAAGACGGCCGGACGCTCGAATACCCGGAAGCCATCGAACTCGTTTATCAGGTCACAGACGGCCTTGCCTACGCGCACACGCAGGGCATGATCCACCGCGACATCAAGCCCGACAACGTGCTGCTCAAGCCCGATGCGGCCGGTGCGCGACTGAACTACCGTCCAATCCTGACCGACTTCGGCCTCGCCAAGCTGACGGCCAGCACCGAGTCGGCGGTTACCGAGCAGCAGCCGATCGGCACCTACCCCTACATGTCGCCTGAGCAGTGCTTGGCCGAGGAGGTCGATCAGCGCAGCGACATCTACTCCATCGGCATCGTGCTGTATGAGCTTACCGTCGGACGGCTGCCGTACAACCCGAAGTCTATTGCCGAGGCGGTGCGCTACCACACGCGCGAACCACTGCCGCTGCCAAGCGCGCTGCGCGCCGGGTTTCCGTCCGATCTCGAGGCGGTGATCGTCAAGGCGCTGCAAAAAGAGCCTAACAAGCGTTACCAGACCGCCGCCGAGTTCGCGGCGGATTTGCAGTCCATGCTGCGCCCGATCGTTCAGACTCCGGCGCCGGTTGCCGTACTCGCGGCGCCCGAACCCGACCCGACCGACGGCGTCATCATCACCGACCTGACGACGGCCACGATGGCACGGCCCCTGCCTGAGCGCATTCCGCCGGACTTGCCAGTGCCAAGTACCGACGCCGATGTGCGCATGATGGATCGGCTGGTGTTCTTCAGCCCAGCCCAGCCCAGCCGAATCGTGGCTTTCACCGATCGTGATTTCGTGCGCATCGGCCGGGGCAGCGATCAGGACATTGTACTGTTGGGCGAAAAGGTCTCGCGCGAGCATGTCACCGTTGAGCGCAAGCCCAACGGCCGCTACACGCTCACCGCCATGCACACCACCAACGGCACCTATTTCGGGTCGAATAAGCTCGAACCGGAGATTCCGGTACTGCTCAAGCCGGGCGACATCGTGCGCATTGGCGATTACTGGATGCAGCTTGAACTGCGATCGGTGATCGAAGCCGCCGACGACGAGCCGCCGGTCCCGCGTGATTTGACGGCGCTGAAATATATCGAAGGCATCGACGAGCACGAGCCGACCCCGCCGCCGGCCCCGCCGGTCGAGGAGGCCACCCCGCTTCCGGCGCCTGATCCTGCGCCTGCGCCGCCGGCCCCAGCAGCGCCGATGATGGGCGACCGAACGCTGGCTGTCCCGATGCCGATTGGCGAGGACGCGCCGACCCCGCCGCCGGACGAGCAGGTTACGCCGCCGCCCGCGCCAATTGAACCCGGCGGGGGAACGACGCTTAAGGTGCAGATGCCGCCCGAACCGCCAGCAGCGGCGGTGGCGCCACCTGCGACACCAGCGCCACCGGCACCTGCTAAGCCGGAACCCGCTGCGGCCGTGCCGCAGGCGCCTGCGGCGCCCAAGGCCAGCGCCGCCGATTCGATTCCGACCGACCTTCCGCCAGCCACGCTGGCGCTCGAGCCGCCGCACTTTACGCCGCCGCAGGCCGCGCCGGATCAGGTCGGCTTCGACCGCCTGATCTTCTTCAGCGAAAGCCGACCGACGGTGACCGCGTCGCTCAAGAAGGACCGCATGGTCATCGGGCGTGGCAGCGCTGCCGACATCGTGCTGGACGACCCGGCGATCTCGCGCCGCCACGCGCGGGTAGAGCGGTTGGGTGACGGTCGCGTCGTGGTCATCGACACCAAGTCCCGCAACGGCGTGTTGGATGGCGGTGTGCGTATCCCGGTCGATGAGCCGCTTCGCCTTGAAGCGGAGAAACCGCTGCGCATCGGCACCTACTGGTTGATGTTCGAGGCGCGCCGGCGTATCCCCATCAACCTGCTGACCGGCGTGCCGACCGTTGGCGCGGCCGAGGCCGAAGACCCCGATCGCACTGTCCAGATGGTCAAGCCGCTGGACGAGGAACTGCCACACTATTCGCCGCCGCCGCTGTCGGTTGACATGCAGGCGTCCGACCGGCTCGTGTTTTTCAGCGAAGATCACCCGATTCAGATCATCAAGCTGGACGAGGAAATCTTCACCATTGGCCGTGGCGAAACACAATCTGTGCAGCTCGACGGCAAGCGCGTGAGCCGCGAGCACCTCTTGCTCGAGCTCAAGCCGGACGGCAACCTGTACGTCACCGACAAAGACTCGACCAACGGGACGTGGGTCGGCGACACGCTGCTGGTGCCCAATACGCAGGTGCTGTGGGAAAAGACCGAACTGCTGCGGATTGGCAATTACTGGGTCAAGTTCGAGCAAGGCAATCGCATCTTCGACCCGCTGAGTATCGGCAGCGAGCGCGATCAGCGGCGGCTTGTCGGCACGCGAATCAAGAATTACCGCATTGACCGATTCGTCGGTCAGAACAACCTCGCGGCAGTGTACAAAGCCACCGAGCTCCCGCTGGACCGCGTCGTCGCGCTCAAGATCATGCACCCGAACCTCGCGGCCGATGATGCCCGCAAGCAGCGCTTCCTGCAAGAAGCCCGCATGCTCAGCCGCCTCGACCATCCGAACATCGTGCGCGTGCTGTCGTATGACAACGTCGACAACGAGCTGTTCATGGTGCAGGAGTTCGTCGCAGGCAACAGCATGCGGCGATACATCGGCGAGACGCGCCAGTCCAACAAGCAGATCGCCGTGCGCGATGCCGTGCAGATGGTGATGCAGATTGCCGATGGGCTGCATTATGCGCATCAGCAGGGCATGATTCATCGTTCGATGAAGCCCGAAAACCTCGTGCTGCGCCAATCGGCGGTGATCGGCCCGATCGTCAACTACACGCCGGTCATGACCGACTTCAGCGTGGCGCAGTACAGCGACAGCGGCGATATCTTCATCACCGATAAGCCGGAAATGGAGTACGCCTATCTGTCGCCGGAGGTGTGCCTCGGCGAGCGCGTCGACATCCGCACCAACATCTACGAGTTGGGCGTGATCCTGTACGAACTGCTGGTCGGTCAGCCGCCGTTCCAGCCCCGTTCGATCGCCGAAGCGATCCGCATGCACACGCATGAGCGCATTCGCATGCCGAGCGACACGCGCGCAGACGTACATGACGACCTCGAAAAAGTCCTGCTGCGGATGTTGGACAAGAACCCCAACAATCGCTATCAGACCGCGATCGACGTGGCACGCGCCTTGCAGCGCACGTCGACGGTGGCAGTCGACGACGGCGCGGCCAGCGCCGCCGACCCGAGCGTGGTGGTAGACGACTTGATGACGGCGTTGATGCCGAAGCCGATCCCCGACTCGATGCCGCGGCCGACGCGCGTCCCGAGTTTTGGCGGCGCTCGCGTCGATCAGCTCGTGTTCTACAGCGAGGAGTCGCCGACGCGTGTCGTACCATTCGACAAGCCGGTGCTGACGGTCGGTCGCGGCAGCGATCAGGATATCGTGCTGAACGGCGACAAGGTCAGCCGCAGGCATGTGCGCATCGAGCGCGGACTTGGCGACGTCTACCGGGTAATCGACCTCGGCAGCAAGAACGGGACGTTTCTGGGCGACTACAAGCTCGTCCGAGGCGTGGCCGAGACGTGGGATCGCGCCGAGTCGCTGCGGATCGGGAACTTCTGGGTGCGCGTCGAATCGCCGTTGAAGCCCGAGGAGTCCAACGGTCGCGGGCCGGGTCCGTACGACACGCGCACCAATGTCGAGGAAGAACCTGCGCCGATTCAAGTGATCGTCAAGCCGCTTGAACCGGAGAAGATCGGCGTCGTGGTCGGTTCGGCCAGCCTCAAGGTGACTCCGGGAAGTACGATCAGCCTGCCGATCGAGGTCATCAACCGGTCGGACGTGGTCGACCACTTTCGGGTTGAAGCCCTCGGTTTGCCGGCCGGGTGGGTGACTCAGCCGACGCAGTCGCTGTACCTGCTGCCCAATACCCGCGATTCGACCTCGATCACGTTTCATCCGCCCATGTCGTCGGCCAGTGCTGCCGGCGGTCATGCGGTCGAAATTCGCGTGTCGGCGCGCGCGCAGGGTATTTCGTCGTCGGCACAGCAAGTCGCGCTTGAGGTCACGCCGTACTACACGTTCACCACCGACCTCGACCCGCAGCGCCTCAACCGGCGCGGTCGGTGCGAATTGGTCATCAAGAACACTGGCAACACGGTTGCCAAGTACAGCCTGCAGACCCGCGACCGCGAGCAGATGGTGCGCTTCGACGCGGCCGGCAAGCAGTATACGCTCGCGCCGGGGCAGACCGAATACATCCCGATTCGGGTGTGGCCGAGCCGGCGTCACTGGTTCGGACAGACCAAGATTCTCCCGTTTGAAGTTCAGGTGATCCCGACGCCGACCGAACAAAGCGGCGGGCCGCGCGTGCTAACCGGCGAGCTGGTCGTACCATCGCGCTTGCCGACGTGGATTATCGGCGCGGCGCTGCTGCTGCTGATTCTATGCGGCGTTATCGGCGCGTTCGCCGCGACGCAGATCATCGCGTATCGTGACAGCCAAGCGACGATCACCGCGAATGCCGTAGCGACCTTCGTGGCCGAGACTCCCACGGCACTGGCCCTCGCAGATTCGGACGGCGATCAGCTTTCGAACATCCGCGAAGGCGAGCTGGGTACGCTGCCAGACAACCCGGATACCGACGGAGACGGCCTGACCGACGGTCAGGAAGTGCTGGTTTACGGGACGAACCCGCTCAAGCAGGATACCGACGAGGACGGAATTCCCGATGGCACCGAGATCGCCAACGGGACAAACCCGCTCAACGTCGACAGCGATGGCGACGAGATTCCTGACGCCGAAGACCCCTTCCCGATGATGCGGGCGACGCCGACCATCACGCCATTCCCGACGATCCCCGGCACGGTCGGGGACGTATGTCCGGGTTCGCCGGTGCCGTCACGGGTGGCGATCGGGATGCAAGCCATCGTCGAACCCGGCGGAGTCGCCAATCGGCTGCGTGCCGAGCCGAATCCGGAGGCGGAGATCGTAGGATTCATGCCGCCCGGGTCGGTGTTCATCATCAACGGCGGTCCGGAGTGCGACGACGTAGCGCAGCTGCGCTGGTGGCAGGTGCAGTTCGGCGACCTCAACGGGTGGACGGCCGAAGGCGAAGGGGAAGAGTACTATATCGCTCCGCCGGGCTTGGAAGGCGATGGCGAGGACGAAGAACAAGCCGCCGACGAAGAAGCCGCGCTCGCCAGCCCGGTGCGGGTGGCGAACCTGAACTCGCGCTTGATGGGTGTGCAGGTGAACTGGTACGTGCCGTCCGACCAGTGGCGGCAGGTGCTTGACTTTGCCGGTCCCGTGGGCGTGGGTTGGATCAAGATGCAGGCCGATTGGGGCCTGCTTCAGTCCGAGCCGGGGCGGTTGAGCGAAGGATTCCAGTCGTTTGCGGCAGCGGTGCGTGATGCCCGCACGCGTGGCTATCGCGTGCTCGTCAGCATTGCGAAGGCGCCGTCGTGGACCCGGTCGTCCAGCACCGGCCAAGCCGGTCCGCCTGACGATCCGCGCGACCTCGGCCGGTTCATCACGTTGATGTTGGAGCAGATCGGCACCGAGGTCGACGCCATCGAGGTGTGGAACGAGCCGAACATCCGCCGCGAATGGGATACGCGCGCATTAGAATTTAGCGGCGCGGGATACATGGAACTCTTCGACGCGGCGTATCGGGCTATCCGCTCCCATTCGAGCCGCACTTCGATCATCACCGCGGGCCTATCTCCGACGTCGACGACCGAAGGGTCGATCAACGACCGGCGGTTTTTGCGCGAGATGTACGAGGCTGGCCTAGGCGACTACGACGACATTGCCATTGGCGTGCACCCGTACAGTTGGAGCAATGCGCCCGGCGAGCGCTGCTGCGCGCCCGACGGCTCGGGATGGGACGACCGCGCGCAGTTCTTCATGCTTGACACGCTCTCGGCGTACCGGTCCCTGATGCGGCGCAACGGCCATGGCGACCTGCTCCTGTGGGCGACCGAATTCGGCTGGACGACGTGGGAGGATCTGCCCGGCACCGCGCCGGAACCGTGGATGGTCCGCCTGAGCGCAGATGACCATGCCGACTACATTCTCGATGCCTTTCGCATCGCGCAGGGGCTGAACTTCATGGGGCCGATGTTCCTGTGGAATTTGAACTTCGCCAACGAGTCGGCGGTGCAGTCGGCCAACGAGTACGCGGGCTACAGCCTGCTCTATACACCCTCCGAGACGACCGTGGTCGAGCGCCCGGTCTATCGTGCGTTGGTCGAACGGCGCACCGGCGGAGGCACGCCATGA
- a CDS encoding FHA domain-containing protein, which produces MKRLMLFVLLLVAFSAAQAQFDPRITVLTPATAEDDVISLSVRLEGIDPRQLGALSPLNFSIDEPFTDLSVTADPRLPMTLGVIINLSVNSEVGLIQRTLRAYFDSYFRDGDDVQFTVLTGVAPQNSTATTAAEIDALIDGLTVARGYFLVEDPLVAAAGALAESAADPTRVTQALFVTSFINDEDETRAADAFRSAGVPLNIVQVHSFREPFTEFLRRMASAANGIFVNNLTGSLVTDDTPQAIGALKVLYDALDASRTVFDITYRSTALDLTPEPQLTLSAQVGFNEVVSVPFSYERQFEAPVVEFANPSISAARRPRRADDGSVSYDVNSADVAVYVRFPDAVPRELSALQLEVTDAARGVVLQSRLEVDPQPASDGSYVIPWELADYDAPGTSSSVRVTVTVTDELGLTGSADQLATVAVAALPPLPTATPLPPTATFTPVPPTATLVPTAVPTAVPIVSVRSANTVLGQSSNDLVRAFAILAVALSGITAALLLRLRRVRRQLAYDQARIESLLDMPTPLPEDGSSPKMVAADSGDNGEVKPGVVVGRLIVKRGLPPQEVKIDKSEFTIGRKLADGIDYSIEAPFISPRHCVLQYRGGRFLLRDLGSKNGTFVNGERLAPERDVVVPNGSEVEITRNVVFELWDPDTVVNVDYQMDDVATERMSTRITTTVDTVSYPSALGIRAAADDDAEIGEDYSPV; this is translated from the coding sequence ATGAAGCGCCTGATGCTATTCGTGCTGCTGCTCGTCGCGTTCTCGGCAGCGCAGGCGCAGTTCGACCCGCGTATCACTGTCCTGACTCCTGCCACCGCCGAGGACGATGTCATCTCGCTGTCGGTTCGACTCGAGGGCATCGACCCGCGCCAGTTGGGGGCGTTGAGCCCGCTCAACTTCAGCATCGACGAACCGTTTACCGACTTGTCCGTTACGGCCGATCCGCGCTTGCCGATGACGTTGGGCGTCATCATCAACTTGAGCGTGAACAGCGAGGTCGGGCTGATTCAGCGCACGCTGCGCGCCTACTTCGACTCGTACTTCCGCGACGGCGACGACGTGCAGTTTACGGTACTCACGGGTGTGGCGCCCCAGAATTCGACGGCGACCACCGCAGCCGAGATCGACGCACTGATCGACGGGTTGACGGTCGCGCGCGGCTACTTCCTCGTTGAGGATCCGCTTGTCGCCGCCGCAGGCGCGCTCGCCGAATCGGCCGCCGATCCGACGCGGGTGACGCAGGCGTTGTTCGTGACGTCGTTCATCAACGACGAAGACGAGACCCGGGCGGCAGATGCGTTCCGGTCTGCCGGTGTGCCTCTCAACATTGTGCAGGTCCATTCCTTCCGCGAGCCGTTTACCGAATTCTTGAGACGCATGGCGTCCGCGGCCAATGGCATCTTCGTCAACAACCTGACGGGATCGCTGGTGACCGACGATACGCCGCAAGCCATCGGCGCGCTGAAAGTGCTGTACGACGCGTTGGACGCCAGCCGTACTGTTTTCGATATTACTTATCGATCGACCGCGCTAGACCTCACGCCCGAACCGCAGCTGACATTGAGCGCGCAGGTCGGCTTCAACGAAGTCGTCAGCGTGCCGTTCAGCTACGAACGGCAGTTTGAAGCGCCGGTCGTCGAGTTCGCCAATCCGTCAATTTCGGCGGCGCGCCGGCCGCGCCGTGCCGACGACGGTTCGGTCAGTTACGACGTCAATTCAGCCGACGTTGCAGTCTATGTGCGCTTCCCCGACGCGGTCCCACGCGAACTCTCTGCGCTGCAGCTCGAGGTGACCGACGCCGCGCGCGGCGTGGTGTTGCAGTCACGCTTGGAAGTCGACCCGCAGCCAGCAAGCGATGGAAGTTATGTGATTCCGTGGGAACTTGCCGACTACGACGCACCGGGGACCAGCAGTTCGGTACGCGTAACCGTTACGGTGACCGACGAACTCGGCTTGACCGGAAGCGCCGATCAGTTGGCGACGGTTGCCGTTGCGGCCTTGCCACCCTTGCCGACCGCTACGCCGCTGCCTCCTACCGCGACCTTCACACCGGTTCCGCCCACCGCGACGCTCGTGCCGACCGCTGTGCCGACTGCCGTACCTATCGTCTCCGTCAGGTCGGCCAACACAGTGCTGGGCCAAAGCTCGAACGACCTCGTACGGGCGTTCGCCATCCTCGCTGTGGCGCTGTCCGGCATCACTGCCGCGCTGCTGCTTAGGCTGCGCAGGGTGCGCCGGCAGCTCGCCTACGATCAGGCCCGAATCGAGTCGCTGCTCGACATGCCGACGCCGCTGCCAGAGGACGGGTCGTCGCCGAAGATGGTCGCCGCGGATAGTGGCGACAACGGGGAGGTAAAGCCCGGCGTCGTCGTTGGGCGGCTGATCGTCAAGCGAGGGCTGCCGCCGCAGGAAGTCAAGATTGACAAGTCCGAGTTCACCATCGGACGCAAGTTGGCTGATGGAATCGACTATTCCATTGAGGCCCCGTTTATCAGCCCGAGGCATTGTGTGTTACAGTATCGAGGAGGGCGCTTCCTGCTGCGCGATCTAGGGAGCAAGAACGGCACCTTCGTCAACGGCGAGCGGCTGGCGCCTGAACGCGATGTCGTCGTGCCCAACGGGTCCGAGGTAGAGATCACGCGCAACGTCGTCTTTGAGCTGTGGGATCCGGATACAGTCGTTAACGTCGATTATCAGATGGACGACGTGGCGACCGAGCGGATGAGCACCCGGATCACGACGACGGTGGATACCGTGAGTTATCCGTCCGCGCTGGGCATTCGCGCCGCGGCCGATGACGACGCGGAAATTGGAGAGGATTACAGCCCGGTTTGA